The Toxorhynchites rutilus septentrionalis strain SRP chromosome 3, ASM2978413v1, whole genome shotgun sequence genome includes a region encoding these proteins:
- the LOC129779268 gene encoding G1/S-specific cyclin-E, translating to MDMYSTEDASRSTADIPEGRTRNSRKRKYTSDEADTENQRPAKRHGGDRRSPIAAASAPSVPVPSVVSSAASTNSSSSINIPTTTTDYTSDTQSSSECYSTTAEFDIFPLASPPSVNSNILSPSSDGSRASWNTKGNTTPHGIKKTSSHNHNRDNSSNNNNNCSRSRVPAISCCVTPSAELRTCPLPHLSWAESGDVWKIMCRKDEKASLEREPNMFDQHPGLQPRMRAILLDWLIEVCEVYKLHRETYYLAVDYIDRYLSRKKEQKKTHLQLLGITSLFVAAKVEEIYPPKIGEFAYVTDGACSEEDILREELLLLSELQWSINPVTVMGWLGLYMQINVTSRQREMVNPHAGSAGYRKQQQQQQQPSATSLTSKDSKPDSFVYPQFSGLEFAQTAQLLDLCSLDVCLANFPYSVIAAAAISHTFDRKTAMNVSGLDWEVIAPCAKWMEPYFLVLCDENEVSPLALLEANDQIKSTFGLAHVCPNMVTDSSHIIQTHSTSLDMFDSATLRREQLETLACMIQQEASPAPVLEPDCLLTPPASSRKSLDASNSVNPLEMQNKAVNAKT from the exons GACACAGAAAATCAGCGGCCAGCTAAGCGACATGGGGGCGATCGGCGGTCACCAATTGCGGCAGCCTCGGCGCCCTCAGTACCAGTGCCGAGCGTGGTCAGTTCGGCAGCATCCACAAACAGTAGCAGCAGCATCAACATCCCGACAACTACCACCGACTACACCTCCGACACACAGAGCTCGTCCGAGTGCTACTCGACGACGGCTGAATTCGACATTTTTCCGCTCGCTAGTCCCCCGTCTGTAAACAGCAATATTCTTAGCCCCTCGAGTGATGGATCCCGTGCCAGTTGGAACACCAAGGGTAACACGACACCGCACGGGATCAAGAAAACCTCTTCACACAACCATAATCGTGATAATAGCAGTAATAACAACAACAATTGTAGTAGATCTCGCGTACCCGCCATCTCCTGCTGCGTGACGCCCTCGGCTGAGCTGAGGACTTGTCCGCTGCCACACCTATCCTGGGCAGAATCGGGAGATGTGTGGAAAATCATGTGTCGGAAGGACGAGAAGGCGTCACTCGAACGAGAACCGAACATGTTCGATCAGCATCCAG GGCTACAGCCAAGGATGCGGGCAATCCTGCTGGACTGGTTAATCGAGGTGTGCGAAGTGTACAAACTACATCGGGAAACGTACTATTTGGCGGTCGATTACATCGATCGATATCTCAGCCGGAAGAAAGAGCAGAAGAAAACCCATCTTCAGCTACTCGGCATTACCTCACTGTTCGTTGCGGCAAAG GTTGAAGAAATATACCCACCTAAAATAGGGGAATTCGCTTACGTAACGGATGGCGCCTGCTCCGAGGAGGATATACTACGCGAGGAACTACTGTTGCTCAGTGAACTCCAGTGGAGTATTAATCCGGTAACAGTAATGGGTTGGCTGGGTCTGTATATGCAAATTAATGTCACTAGTCGTCAACGCGAGATGGTTAACCCGCATGCTGGAAGTGCAGGCTAtcggaaacaacaacaacaacaacaacaaccatcaGCGACTAGTCTTACGTCGAAGGATAGCAAGCCGGATTCTTTTGTATATCCTCAGTTTTCTGGTTTGGAGTTTGCCCAGACCGCTCAATTGTTAGATCTTTGTTCGCTGGACGTGTGTCTCGCGAATTTTCCTTACTCTGTGATTGCGGCGGCCGCCATCAGCCACACATTTGATAG aaaaacTGCGATGAATGTATCCGGCCTAGACTGGGAAGTGATCGCTCCGTGTGCCAAGTGGATGGAACCATATTTCTTGGTGCTATGCGATGAAAACGAAGTTTCACCCTTAGCTCTGCTCGAAGCGAACGATCAGATCAAGTCCACATTCGGTTTAGCCCATGTTTGTCCTAACATGGTGACAGACAGTTCGCACATCATTCAAACGCATTCTACATCGTTGGATATGTTT GATAGCGCCACTCTGCGTCGTGAGCAACTCGAAACGTTGGCCTGTATGATACAACAGGAGGCTTCGCCAGCACCGGTTCTCGAACCGGACTGCCTTTTGACGCCTCCAGCGTCGAGTAGGAAATCATTGGACGCAAGCAATTCCGTCAATCCGCTCGAGATGCAAAATAAAGCGGTTAATGCAAAGACTTGA
- the LOC129777766 gene encoding neuroligin-4, Y-linked isoform X1, which translates to MAGEEPTKQQRCGSSANAHRNARRERVYLTYSFSLAVYTTLLVWFVVFGAVYGQFHTTRDPRWYSREGDYNYKLPNPGDPDYRTYTYNNRRYGYYQPSGYGQQYPGQNLPGQYPQNTGLGDDRFKYDPNNPNNIQTPFPGVLGGWREDLQGKLRRDSLQLDRDVFVTTNYGQVQGFKVHLYDNPDPKSFYRPWHSPVDRIMGTCSTFLGIPYALPPTFEGRFKPPRQHRGWQLLQAVDYGPACPQPVQYTGATKGIRDMDEDCLYLNVFSPNTQSGVAQKYPVMIYIHGGEFVRGASNTFPAHMLAAFYEVVVVTFNYRLGALGFFSTGDENSPGNYGILDQIMAVRWVYDNIEAFNGDRNSITLFGPGAGAASAGLLMVAPQTKDIVTRVIGQSGSAVADWALIVDKYRAQNTSRVFGQMVGCSIETSWKLVNCMRQGRSFYELGNAEFAPHVGLFPWGPVLDANFTFPSDEWYEGWRERDWHFLSETPEELIKKGHYNRGLHYMSGVTLQEAAFVISQNESLAPYYEIDQKFFKQKVWELVYRYNYTLNLNGTYEAVKYMYTYWPDPKNTTFIREQYINLLSDFLYRGPADKMMKLLVERNVPVYSYVMNTTIEGLKLPYWRKVPHDIEHYLLTGAPFMDVEFFPRKARLDRLMWTDNDRNMSHFFMKSYSNFARYGNPTPQQILGLHFEKAINGELKYLNLNTTYNSSIRLNYRQTESAFWTQYIPTVVGVLVPTYPPTTEFWWEPKEPLQIAFWSMSAACLFLMVLVVICCMLWRNAKRQSDRFYDEGVFVMDNPESERDIGIDNNVLQSQPLRTRDNIYEYRDTSMKYSKHPPVDSTSIRSPSSLAMTQTTGKSISGSQSSLRSAISMKESVSINPAPRSESNFDRNIKYAERGVDADTVSKNGKYSRSDSKSTLVDSSSKSREFSTSTPIEGVSRSQQPTPLPASRGGRTGHDRSNNASRTNLVEGIPQTEV; encoded by the exons ATGGCAGGCGAGGAGCCCACCAAACAGCAGCGGTGCGGTTCATCAGCGAATGCTCACCGCAATGCTCGCCGTGAACGCGTTTACTTAACTTATAGCTTTAGTTTAGCAGTCTACACAACCCTCCTTGTGTGGTTTGTTGTCTTTGGTGCGGTTTACGGGCAGTTCCATACAACGCGGGATCCACGATGGTACTCTCGGGAAGGAGACTACAACTACAAACTGCCCAATCCTGGTGATCCTGATTACAG GACATACACGTACAACAACCGACGTTATGGATACTACCAGCCGTCAGGATACGGACAACAATACCCAGGACAAAATCTCCCAGGCCAGTATCCACAGAACACGGGACTCGGAGATGATCGATTTAAGTACGACCCG AACAACCCAAACAACATTCAAACGCCGTTTCCGGGGGTGCTTGGCGGATGGCGGGAAGACCTGCAGGGGAAACTGCGCCGCGATTCGCTCCAGCTGGATCGCGATGTATTCGTGACCACCAACTACGGCCAGGTACAAGGTTTCAAGGTGCACCTGTACGATAATCCCGATCCCAAGTCATTCTACCGGCCGTGGCATAGTCCCGTGGATCGCATAATGGGCACTTGTTCGACGTTTTTGGGCATCCCCTACGCACTGCCACCGACCTTCGAAGGAAGATTCAAACCCCCGAGACAGCATCGTGGCTGGCAGCTGTTGCAGGCCGTCGACTACGGGCCGGCTTGTCCCCAGCCAGTCCAGTACACCGGGGCGACGAAAGGAATTCGTGATATGGATGAAGACTGCCTCTACCTGAATGTGTTCTCGCCAAAT ACCCAATCCGGCGTGGCACAAAAATATCCGGTAATGATTTACATCCACGGAGGAGAGTTTGTTCGTGGTGCTTCCAACACCTTTCCCGCCCATATGCTAGCTGCATTCTACGAAGTGGTGGTCGTCACCTTCAATTACCGCCTGGGCGCCCTCGGTTTCTTCTCGACAGGCGATGAGAACTCACCCGGTAACTATGGGATCCTGGACCAGATAATGGCCGTCCGCTGGGTGTACGATAACATTGAGGCATTCAACGGTGACCGCAATTCGATCACGCTGTTTGGGCCAGGAGCGGGGGCGGCTTCTGCTGGTTTGCTGATGGTAGCACCCCAAACGAAAGATATTGTCACAAGAGTGATAGGACAATCTGGATCGGCGGTAGCGGATTGGGCGCTGATTGTGGATAAATACCGGGCGCAGAATACCAGTCGTGTTTTTGGTCAAATGGTAGGGTGCTCCATAGAAACCTCATGGAAGCTGGTAAACTGCATGCGGCAAGGCAGAAGCTTCTACGAATTGGGCAATGCGGAATTCGCACCTCATGTTGGATTGTTTCCATGGGGGCCTGTACTTGATGCTAACTTTACCTTTCCTAGTGACGAGTGGTACGAGGGATGGAGAGAACGAGACTGGCATTTTCTTTCCGAAACACCTGAGGAGTTGATCAAGAAAGGGCACTACAACAGAGGGCTGCATTATATGAGTGGAGTCACCCTACAGGAAGCAGCCTTTGTGATATCACAGAATGAAAGTCTCGCCCCTTACTATGAAATAGACCagaaatttttcaaacaaaaagtcTGGGAGCTGGTATACCGATACAATTACACTCTTAATTTGAATGGCACTTACGAAGCCGTCAAATATATGTACACATATTGGCCCGATCCCAAAAATACGACCTTCATTCGAGAGCAATATATCAAT CTTCTCTCGGACTTCCTGTATCGTGGGCCCGCGGACAAGATGATGAAACTTCTTGTTGAACGAAACGTTCCTGTCTATAGCTACGTGATGAACACAACCATCGAAGGACTGAAGCTGCCGTATTGGCGTAAAGTACCCCATGATATCGAACATTACCTGTTGACTGGGGCCCCCTTCATGGACGTGGAATTTTTCCCGCGCAAAGCCCGTCTTGACCGGCTAATGTGGACAGACAACGATCGAAACATGAGTCACTTCTTCATGAAAAGCTACTCAAACTTCGCCCGGTATGGTAATCCTACACCTCAACAAATACTTGGGCTACACTTCGAGAAGGCCATTAATGGGGAGCTGAAGTACCTGAATCTGAACACTACGTATAATTCTTCAATCAGGTTAAACTACCGTCAGACGGAAAGTGCCTTTTGGACTCAG TATATACCGACAGTCGTGGGAGTGCTAGTGCCAACGTATCCACCAACCACAGAATTTTGGTGGGAGCCGAAAGAACCACTGCAAATCGCGTTTTGGAGTATGTCCGCGGCATGTCTGTTCCTGATGGTACTGGTAGTGATCTGTTGCATGCTGTGGCGCAACGCAAAAAG ACAATCCGACCGATTCTACGATGAAGGTGTGTTTGTAATGGACAACCCGGAGTCCGAGCGTGACATCGGTATTGATAACAACGTATTGCAGTCACAACCTCTGCGTACGCGTGATAACATCTACGAGTATCGGGACACCTCAATGAAATACAGCAAACACCCACCTGTAGACTCAACCTCAATAAGATCGCCAAGCTCTCTGGCGATGACTCAAACCACCGGGAAATCTATTTCAGGCAGTCAAAGCTCATTGCGCAGTGCCATTTCGATGAAGGAATCGGTGTCCATCAACCCGGCACCTCGATCCGAATCCAACTTCGATCGAAACATAAAATATGCGGAGCGTGGGGTTGATGCGGATACGGTGAGCAAAAATGGCAAATATTCTCGGTCCGATTCGAAAAGTACCCTGGTGGACAGTAGTAGTAAGTCGAGGGAATTCTCCACCAGCACACCCATCGAGGGTGTTTCAAGATCTCAACAACCGACACCACTGCCTGCCAGCCGAGGAGGCCGAACGGGCCATGATCGTAGCAACAACGCGAGTCGAACGAATTTAGTCGAAGGAATTCCGCAGACAGAAGTATAG
- the LOC129777766 gene encoding acetylcholinesterase isoform X2 — translation MAGEEPTKQQRCGSSANAHRNARRERVYLTYSFSLAVYTTLLVWFVVFGAVYGQFHTTRDPRWYSREGDYNYKLPNPGDPDYRTYTYNNRRYGYYQPSGYGQQYPGQNLPGQYPQNTGLGDDRFKYDPNNPNNIQTPFPGVLGGWREDLQGKLRRDSLQLDRDVFVTTNYGQVQGFKVHLYDNPDPKSFYRPWHSPVDRIMGTCSTFLGIPYALPPTFEGRFKPPRQHRGWQLLQAVDYGPACPQPVQYTGATKGIRDMDEDCLYLNVFSPNTQSGVAQKYPVMIYIHGGEFVRGASNTFPAHMLAAFYEVVVVTFNYRLGALGFFSTGDENSPGNYGILDQIMAVRWVYDNIEAFNGDRNSITLFGPGAGAASAGLLMVAPQTKDIVTRVIGQSGSAVADWALIVDKYRAQNTSRVFGQMVGCSIETSWKLVNCMRQGRSFYELGNAEFAPHVGLFPWGPVLDANFTFPSDEWYEGWRERDWHFLSETPEELIKKGHYNRGLHYMSGVTLQEAAFVISQNESLAPYYEIDQKFFKQKVWELVYRYNYTLNLNGTYEAVKYMYTYWPDPKNTTFIREQYINLLSDFLYRGPADKMMKLLVERNVPVYSYVMNTTIEGLKLPYWRKVPHDIEHYLLTGAPFMDVEFFPRKARLDRLMWTDNDRNMSHFFMKSYSNFARYGNPTPQQILGLHFEKAINGELKYLNLNTTYNSSIRLNYRQTESAFWTQYIPTVVGVLVPTYPPTTEFWWEPKEPLQIAFWSMSAACLFLMVLVVICCMLWRNAKRYG, via the exons ATGGCAGGCGAGGAGCCCACCAAACAGCAGCGGTGCGGTTCATCAGCGAATGCTCACCGCAATGCTCGCCGTGAACGCGTTTACTTAACTTATAGCTTTAGTTTAGCAGTCTACACAACCCTCCTTGTGTGGTTTGTTGTCTTTGGTGCGGTTTACGGGCAGTTCCATACAACGCGGGATCCACGATGGTACTCTCGGGAAGGAGACTACAACTACAAACTGCCCAATCCTGGTGATCCTGATTACAG GACATACACGTACAACAACCGACGTTATGGATACTACCAGCCGTCAGGATACGGACAACAATACCCAGGACAAAATCTCCCAGGCCAGTATCCACAGAACACGGGACTCGGAGATGATCGATTTAAGTACGACCCG AACAACCCAAACAACATTCAAACGCCGTTTCCGGGGGTGCTTGGCGGATGGCGGGAAGACCTGCAGGGGAAACTGCGCCGCGATTCGCTCCAGCTGGATCGCGATGTATTCGTGACCACCAACTACGGCCAGGTACAAGGTTTCAAGGTGCACCTGTACGATAATCCCGATCCCAAGTCATTCTACCGGCCGTGGCATAGTCCCGTGGATCGCATAATGGGCACTTGTTCGACGTTTTTGGGCATCCCCTACGCACTGCCACCGACCTTCGAAGGAAGATTCAAACCCCCGAGACAGCATCGTGGCTGGCAGCTGTTGCAGGCCGTCGACTACGGGCCGGCTTGTCCCCAGCCAGTCCAGTACACCGGGGCGACGAAAGGAATTCGTGATATGGATGAAGACTGCCTCTACCTGAATGTGTTCTCGCCAAAT ACCCAATCCGGCGTGGCACAAAAATATCCGGTAATGATTTACATCCACGGAGGAGAGTTTGTTCGTGGTGCTTCCAACACCTTTCCCGCCCATATGCTAGCTGCATTCTACGAAGTGGTGGTCGTCACCTTCAATTACCGCCTGGGCGCCCTCGGTTTCTTCTCGACAGGCGATGAGAACTCACCCGGTAACTATGGGATCCTGGACCAGATAATGGCCGTCCGCTGGGTGTACGATAACATTGAGGCATTCAACGGTGACCGCAATTCGATCACGCTGTTTGGGCCAGGAGCGGGGGCGGCTTCTGCTGGTTTGCTGATGGTAGCACCCCAAACGAAAGATATTGTCACAAGAGTGATAGGACAATCTGGATCGGCGGTAGCGGATTGGGCGCTGATTGTGGATAAATACCGGGCGCAGAATACCAGTCGTGTTTTTGGTCAAATGGTAGGGTGCTCCATAGAAACCTCATGGAAGCTGGTAAACTGCATGCGGCAAGGCAGAAGCTTCTACGAATTGGGCAATGCGGAATTCGCACCTCATGTTGGATTGTTTCCATGGGGGCCTGTACTTGATGCTAACTTTACCTTTCCTAGTGACGAGTGGTACGAGGGATGGAGAGAACGAGACTGGCATTTTCTTTCCGAAACACCTGAGGAGTTGATCAAGAAAGGGCACTACAACAGAGGGCTGCATTATATGAGTGGAGTCACCCTACAGGAAGCAGCCTTTGTGATATCACAGAATGAAAGTCTCGCCCCTTACTATGAAATAGACCagaaatttttcaaacaaaaagtcTGGGAGCTGGTATACCGATACAATTACACTCTTAATTTGAATGGCACTTACGAAGCCGTCAAATATATGTACACATATTGGCCCGATCCCAAAAATACGACCTTCATTCGAGAGCAATATATCAAT CTTCTCTCGGACTTCCTGTATCGTGGGCCCGCGGACAAGATGATGAAACTTCTTGTTGAACGAAACGTTCCTGTCTATAGCTACGTGATGAACACAACCATCGAAGGACTGAAGCTGCCGTATTGGCGTAAAGTACCCCATGATATCGAACATTACCTGTTGACTGGGGCCCCCTTCATGGACGTGGAATTTTTCCCGCGCAAAGCCCGTCTTGACCGGCTAATGTGGACAGACAACGATCGAAACATGAGTCACTTCTTCATGAAAAGCTACTCAAACTTCGCCCGGTATGGTAATCCTACACCTCAACAAATACTTGGGCTACACTTCGAGAAGGCCATTAATGGGGAGCTGAAGTACCTGAATCTGAACACTACGTATAATTCTTCAATCAGGTTAAACTACCGTCAGACGGAAAGTGCCTTTTGGACTCAG TATATACCGACAGTCGTGGGAGTGCTAGTGCCAACGTATCCACCAACCACAGAATTTTGGTGGGAGCCGAAAGAACCACTGCAAATCGCGTTTTGGAGTATGTCCGCGGCATGTCTGTTCCTGATGGTACTGGTAGTGATCTGTTGCATGCTGTGGCGCAACGCAAAAAGGTATGGATAG